One genomic segment of Chromatiaceae bacterium includes these proteins:
- a CDS encoding TlpA family protein disulfide reductase, which translates to MRSLAKCGDRFGRIVALVLALAPGMASAAELTPVPALPPAPLGLVDLDGRRVDLAALRGEVVLVNFWASWCRPCVDEMPGILRLQQQLRDQPFRVVGINVGEAERRVRTAARRMRLDFTILLDNDSVTFGAWGGQVLPTSFILDRIGRIRFRAVGPLDWDDRDIVATLRRLASEGGRSTVRATLPAPAERSAATAPPDTPACHASAC; encoded by the coding sequence ATGCGCAGTCTGGCAAAGTGCGGAGACAGATTTGGGCGGATCGTCGCACTCGTGCTTGCACTCGCGCCCGGGATGGCAAGCGCGGCCGAACTCACGCCGGTCCCCGCGCTGCCACCGGCCCCGCTCGGGCTGGTCGACCTGGATGGCCGTCGGGTCGACCTCGCGGCTCTCCGCGGCGAGGTCGTGCTGGTCAACTTCTGGGCCAGCTGGTGTCGACCCTGCGTCGACGAGATGCCGGGCATCCTGCGCCTGCAGCAACAACTGCGCGACCAGCCGTTTCGGGTGGTCGGCATCAATGTTGGCGAGGCCGAGCGGCGCGTGCGCACCGCCGCAAGGCGCATGCGCCTCGATTTCACGATCCTGCTGGACAACGACAGCGTGACGTTTGGTGCCTGGGGGGGACAGGTCCTGCCCACCAGTTTCATCCTTGATCGCATCGGCCGCATCCGTTTCCGGGCGGTCGGTCCCCTGGACTGGGACGATCGCGACATCGTCGCGACGCTAAGGCGCCTGGCATCCGAAGGTGGTCGATCCACGGTCCGCGCTACACTGCCGGCTCCCGCCGAGCGATCCGCCGCGACGGCCCCGCCCGACACCCCGGCCTGCCACGCGTCCGCCTGCTGA
- a CDS encoding YcxB family protein, whose protein sequence is MIETREFSLSKGEYRRFLRRLVIERHASAIALAWFLAATLLIYYGDMSTAAGFKWTLASWAPLLIFLALWTIGIVAYLPIRQSNARTAEAAYRAHRVRFEPDCVHVEVDDGSRLRLAYSAVERIDFDEEFLLIRQDSGLVNAVPRRAFADPAAANAAVDLFRTAGAGATVTGPGQAANYTGVAGQLRGVWHNLKGGLRLLLFRRVTRDAFAVSADQIILLSLLAVTVAIGGEYLGTEGTVTFNSYGLLSDATARLLLLAALYLIARLLGRTKDFLLFAVIVLGIDPWVTGIQSVAETVETTTLGTLLSAATIQLLAFCWYVIAWVRGARVAFAGHRGSVPVSLLVLFLAVVAPVSALPINTFWYAEYDDADLLPDINVEEVFYRQPGMIAATVDDLEPQRPGVIDLYHIGFGSVAYQRVFEREITHVRDLLAQRFDTAGRAISLVNHGDSVQQMPIASASNLALALQHMARKMDPDEDVLLLYLTSHGSRDGQLAVDFWPLQLNPLSAQGLRRMLDESGIRRRVIVVSACYSGSFIDALADDNTLIVTASARDRNSFGCSNENEFTYFGEAYFKRALQQTHSFIDGYALARQIVMEREKAENLQPSNPRIHVGSRVSEFLQPLERRLNSLHQDHASVSRRDVPASSRAGDG, encoded by the coding sequence GTGATAGAAACGCGCGAATTCAGCCTGAGCAAAGGCGAGTATCGGCGTTTTTTACGTCGACTCGTCATCGAACGTCACGCCTCGGCGATCGCGCTGGCGTGGTTTCTGGCGGCCACACTGCTGATCTACTACGGTGACATGTCGACCGCCGCTGGGTTCAAATGGACCTTGGCTAGCTGGGCACCGCTGCTGATATTCCTCGCGCTGTGGACCATCGGCATCGTCGCCTATCTGCCGATTCGCCAGTCCAATGCGCGCACCGCGGAAGCCGCGTACCGCGCGCACAGGGTGCGATTCGAGCCGGACTGCGTGCATGTCGAGGTCGACGACGGCAGTCGCTTGAGACTGGCGTACAGTGCCGTTGAACGCATCGATTTCGACGAGGAGTTCCTGCTGATTCGCCAGGACTCGGGGCTGGTCAACGCGGTACCACGCCGCGCGTTCGCCGATCCCGCAGCCGCCAACGCAGCGGTGGACCTTTTTCGGACGGCGGGCGCCGGCGCGACCGTGACCGGCCCCGGGCAGGCGGCCAACTACACCGGCGTTGCCGGGCAGTTGCGCGGTGTCTGGCACAACCTCAAAGGCGGCCTGCGGCTCCTGTTGTTCCGGCGCGTGACGCGCGACGCCTTCGCCGTCAGCGCCGACCAGATCATCCTGCTGTCGCTGTTGGCGGTCACGGTCGCGATCGGTGGTGAGTATCTGGGCACCGAAGGCACCGTGACGTTCAACAGCTACGGACTCCTCAGCGACGCGACCGCGAGGCTGCTGCTGCTCGCCGCCCTGTACCTGATTGCACGCCTGCTGGGCCGGACGAAAGATTTCCTGTTGTTTGCGGTGATCGTGCTCGGCATCGACCCGTGGGTGACCGGCATCCAGAGCGTCGCGGAAACGGTCGAAACCACCACCCTGGGCACGCTGCTGTCCGCAGCGACCATCCAGCTGTTGGCATTCTGCTGGTATGTCATCGCCTGGGTACGCGGCGCGCGGGTCGCGTTTGCCGGACATCGCGGCAGTGTGCCGGTATCGCTGCTGGTCTTGTTTCTTGCCGTGGTTGCCCCGGTCTCGGCGCTACCGATCAACACCTTCTGGTACGCGGAATACGACGACGCGGATCTGCTGCCGGACATCAACGTCGAAGAGGTCTTTTACCGGCAGCCGGGGATGATCGCCGCCACGGTCGATGATCTCGAACCGCAGCGACCGGGCGTGATCGACCTTTACCACATCGGTTTCGGCAGCGTCGCGTATCAACGCGTGTTCGAACGCGAGATCACACACGTGCGCGATCTGCTGGCGCAACGCTTCGACACCGCGGGGCGCGCGATCAGTCTGGTGAACCACGGTGACTCTGTGCAGCAGATGCCGATCGCATCGGCGTCCAATCTCGCATTGGCGTTACAGCACATGGCGCGCAAGATGGATCCCGACGAAGACGTATTGCTGCTCTACCTGACGAGTCACGGTTCGCGCGACGGTCAACTCGCAGTGGATTTCTGGCCGCTGCAGCTCAATCCCCTGTCGGCCCAGGGCCTGCGCAGAATGCTCGACGAATCCGGCATTCGTCGCCGGGTGATTGTCGTGTCGGCATGTTATTCGGGTTCGTTCATCGATGCGCTGGCTGACGACAACACCCTGATCGTTACCGCCTCCGCGCGCGACCGTAACTCCTTTGGTTGCAGCAACGAGAACGAGTTCACCTACTTCGGCGAGGCGTATTTCAAACGCGCCCTGCAACAGACCCATTCGTTCATCGACGGCTACGCGCTTGCCCGCCAGATCGTGATGGAGCGCGAGAAGGCCGAGAACCTGCAACCGTCGAACCCGCGCATCCATGTGGGCTCAAGGGTCAGTGAATTCCTGCAGCCGCTCGAACGGCGCCTGAACTCGCTGCACCAGGATCACGCCAGCGTTTCACGCCGCGACGTCCCCGCATCGTCTCGAGCCGGTGACGGCTAG